In Halanaeroarchaeum sp. HSR-CO, one DNA window encodes the following:
- a CDS encoding UPF0058 family protein produces MKKQELIHLHGLLAEVGNYYEETTPAELDLDEYDSLGVRPTSIHKSKTDHKTAVFALADGITGAFDGIERTETVTPSAD; encoded by the coding sequence ATGAAGAAGCAGGAGCTTATCCATCTACATGGACTCCTCGCAGAGGTAGGAAATTACTACGAGGAAACGACACCAGCAGAACTCGATCTCGACGAATACGATTCTCTTGGTGTCCGACCGACGTCCATACACAAATCGAAAACTGACCACAAGACCGCTGTTTTTGCGCTGGCTGACGGAATCACAGGTGCCTTCGACGGAATCGAACGGACCGAGACCGTCACCCCCAGCGCCGACTGA
- a CDS encoding translation initiation factor IF-2 subunit beta translates to MDYDEQLERALEDKPEIAGEDVRFDVPDPEVRPEGHVTVYENFQATVDTVGREEEHLLKFLQDELGTSAQIDERGRARLTGEFTERRIQAVLDDYVDTYVLCPECGLPDTKLTTEHGAEILKCDACGARSSV, encoded by the coding sequence ATGGACTACGACGAGCAACTCGAGCGGGCACTCGAGGACAAACCGGAAATCGCCGGTGAGGACGTCCGTTTCGACGTTCCCGACCCCGAGGTCCGTCCTGAAGGGCACGTCACGGTCTACGAGAACTTCCAGGCCACCGTCGATACCGTCGGTCGCGAGGAGGAACATCTGCTGAAGTTCCTCCAGGACGAACTCGGGACGAGCGCCCAGATCGACGAGCGTGGGCGGGCACGACTCACCGGCGAGTTCACCGAGCGTCGCATCCAGGCCGTTCTCGACGACTACGTCGACACCTACGTTCTCTGCCCCGAATGTGGCCTCCCCGACACGAAGCTGACGACCGAACACGGGGCGGAGATCCTCAAGTGCGATGCCTGTGGCGCCAGGTCGTCGGTCTGA